From the Acipenser ruthenus unplaced genomic scaffold, fAciRut3.2 maternal haplotype, whole genome shotgun sequence genome, one window contains:
- the LOC131736094 gene encoding hypoxia-inducible factor 1-alpha-like isoform X3, which translates to MVRFTNSPPHRYLILPPSPPLCTSWLLPAPPHPSLPLLSVPCRVCSEKHREKSREAARSQGEKESEVFTQLALQLPLPLGAAQQLDKASIVRLTLSNLCLRELLHTAEAGCGEVDNEVERTAPVETSIEGFLLLLSQDGVIIYTSEEVTRHTSLSQATSTSVLQSPAR; encoded by the exons ATGGTCCGCTTCACTAACTCTCCTCCCCACCGCTACCTGatcctccctccttctcctcctctctgcACCTCCTGGCTTCTCCCTGCACCTCCCCACCCATCCCTGCCTCTCCTGTCTGTCCCCTGCAGGGTGTGCTCTGAGAAGCACAGGGAGAAGTCTCGTGAAGCTGCCCGGAGTcagggagagaaggagagcgAGGTCTTCACACAGCTGGCCCTGCAGCTCCCCCTACCCCTTGGCGCTGCCCAGCAGCTGGACAAGGCGTCCATCGTGAGGCTGACCCTGAGCAACCTGTGCCTCCGAGAACTGCTGCATACAG CAGAGGCAGGCTGCGGTGAAGTGGACAATGAGGTGGAGAGGACTGCACCTGTGGAGACGTCGATCGAGGGattcctgctgctgctgtcccAGGACGGGGTCATCATTTACACCTCAGAGGAAGTGACGAGACACACGAGCCTCAGCCAGGCAACATCTACCAGTGTACTGCAGTCACCAGCCAGGTAA
- the LOC131736094 gene encoding hypoxia-inducible factor 1-alpha-like isoform X2, whose protein sequence is MVRFTNSPPHRYLILPPSPPLCTSWLLPAPPHPSLPLLSVPCRVCSEKHREKSREAARSQGEKESEVFTQLALQLPLPLGAAQQLDKASIVRLTLSNLCLRELLHTEAGCGEVDNEVERTAPVETSIEGFLLLLSQDGVIIYTSEEVTRHTSLSQATSTSVLQSPASLSGSSQSAGC, encoded by the exons ATGGTCCGCTTCACTAACTCTCCTCCCCACCGCTACCTGatcctccctccttctcctcctctctgcACCTCCTGGCTTCTCCCTGCACCTCCCCACCCATCCCTGCCTCTCCTGTCTGTCCCCTGCAGGGTGTGCTCTGAGAAGCACAGGGAGAAGTCTCGTGAAGCTGCCCGGAGTcagggagagaaggagagcgAGGTCTTCACACAGCTGGCCCTGCAGCTCCCCCTACCCCTTGGCGCTGCCCAGCAGCTGGACAAGGCGTCCATCGTGAGGCTGACCCTGAGCAACCTGTGCCTCCGAGAACTGCTGCATACAG AGGCAGGCTGCGGTGAAGTGGACAATGAGGTGGAGAGGACTGCACCTGTGGAGACGTCGATCGAGGGattcctgctgctgctgtcccAGGACGGGGTCATCATTTACACCTCAGAGGAAGTGACGAGACACACGAGCCTCAGCCAGGCAACATCTACCAGTGTACTGCAGTCACCAGCCAG tttgtcaGGATCCAGCCAATCTGCAGGCTGTTAG
- the LOC131736094 gene encoding hypoxia-inducible factor 1-alpha-like isoform X1: MVRFTNSPPHRYLILPPSPPLCTSWLLPAPPHPSLPLLSVPCRVCSEKHREKSREAARSQGEKESEVFTQLALQLPLPLGAAQQLDKASIVRLTLSNLCLRELLHTAEAGCGEVDNEVERTAPVETSIEGFLLLLSQDGVIIYTSEEVTRHTSLSQATSTSVLQSPASLSGSSQSAGC; the protein is encoded by the exons ATGGTCCGCTTCACTAACTCTCCTCCCCACCGCTACCTGatcctccctccttctcctcctctctgcACCTCCTGGCTTCTCCCTGCACCTCCCCACCCATCCCTGCCTCTCCTGTCTGTCCCCTGCAGGGTGTGCTCTGAGAAGCACAGGGAGAAGTCTCGTGAAGCTGCCCGGAGTcagggagagaaggagagcgAGGTCTTCACACAGCTGGCCCTGCAGCTCCCCCTACCCCTTGGCGCTGCCCAGCAGCTGGACAAGGCGTCCATCGTGAGGCTGACCCTGAGCAACCTGTGCCTCCGAGAACTGCTGCATACAG CAGAGGCAGGCTGCGGTGAAGTGGACAATGAGGTGGAGAGGACTGCACCTGTGGAGACGTCGATCGAGGGattcctgctgctgctgtcccAGGACGGGGTCATCATTTACACCTCAGAGGAAGTGACGAGACACACGAGCCTCAGCCAGGCAACATCTACCAGTGTACTGCAGTCACCAGCCAG tttgtcaGGATCCAGCCAATCTGCAGGCTGTTAG